The Persephonella hydrogeniphila region CTTTTCAGGCTGTGAAAACCTTGTTACAGAAGAAAGGTAAAGGTATGTATAACTGTAGATTGCTGTGTTTTTATATCTTTCTAACTCTTTTAGATAAGGAGTATTCCTTTCATAAAAACTGTCTATTAAAATCCTGAAATAAATCGAATACGGATACAATGGCTCATCACTGTTTATCTTCTGAAGGCATCTGTATGCTTCTGTATATTTTTCTTGATTAAAAAGCTCTATACATTTTTCGAACCCGAATGAATAACTGAATATGAATAGAATTAGTATTAATTTTTTCATTTTAGCCTGAAGTCTATAATAAACTTTGTTCCCCTTCCTTCTTCTGTTTCCATGCTTATAGCTCCGTTATGGCTGAATATTATCTTGTACACCATAGGTAGCCCCAGACCTGTACCTTTAGGTTTTGTTGTAAAAAACGGCTGAAAAATTTTGTCTCTGTGTTCTCTGGATATACCTGTTCCATTGTCTTCAACTATTATCCTTGCAATCTCTCTGTCGCTCATCTTTATATATTCGGTCTTTATCTTTATAAATTTATCTTTTGAATCTTTTTCTCTAAGGGCATCTATACTATTCAGCACAAGATTGAAAATGACCTGTTTCATCAAGTTTTTATCGAAGGAAAAATCTGGTAGTTTTTCATCAAATTCAAGGAGTAGTTTTATATTTTCATAATCCATATCTGGTTTTAGAAGCATAACAGAGTTATTGATTTCTTTATTTAGATTTCCTTTCTCAAAAACAGGTTCAATAAGCTTTGAAAAATTAAGAAAAGATACAGTCATTTTGTTCAGTCTGTTTACTTCTTCCTTTATAACTCCGGAGAACTCTCTGACAAGGTCATTTTCTATATTGTTTCTAAGGTAATTTGCTGCATTTCCTATCGCATAAAGGGCGTTTTTTACCTCGTGGGCGATTTTCGCACTCATCTCACCCATTGTTGCCATACAGTTAAGTGTTTCTCTTTCTCTGTGGGCTTCATCTAACTTTCTCAGGTATTCTTTTAATGAGGCTACCATCATGTAGAATGAGTAATTTAGCTGGTGTATTTCATCTCCTGAAAGTTGCTTAAATTTTTCGCAAACCGAGCATTCTTTGAGGGATTTATCTCCAAGGGACAACAGTATATCTCCTGCATTTTCAGATATCAGCCAGCAAGCCTCTGATATTTCTTTTATGCATTTTTTATCTGGATTTATTGCATCTACAGGTTTTAGGTCAATCTCAGAACTATCAATATATGTTGTTGTTATCTTTGTTATCTTATTTTTGAGATTTATGAGAGGTTTTACCATATATCCAGATATAACAAAAACACCGGCGAAAGACACAAGAATAACCAGAGATGCTATCGCAAGTGTCTGGAGCAGTATCTTGAGTATTTCTCTATCTATTGTGTACTTCAGTATATCGAGATTGTATTTGGAGACAACAAATCCTATATTTTCTGTATCTATTTTAACAGGATAGTAAAAGGAAATTATATTTTTATCTTTTTTTATAGCAGGTTCTTTATTAAACTCTTGTAGTAGTTTTTTGTTTACAAATCCTAAATTTGATATTTCTGTATCTCCTATAATTCTACCGTCAACATCCAGTACAGAAACATAAAATACCGAGGGCAGCTCGTCTATCTTTTTTATCATTTCATCAATTTTTTCTAAATTTCTGAGGACAAAGCTGTCTTTATAACTTTCAATAATATTTTTTATGTTTTCTACAATATTCTGATTTTTTTCCTTCAAAAGCTTTTGTTCAAAACTGAACGCTGTAAAAAATATAGCTCCAAGGAGTACAAAGAGAATATAAATAGATGTTGCAAGGGCAACTTTCCATCTTATAGATAGCTTTTTAAAGTAATCTAATGTCATAGCTTACTGCAGTAAAGGGTATTGGGATAGTATATCATTGTAATCCTTTATTATCCTGAACATATCTTTATCTGGTTTTTCGAATCCATCAATACCAAGCCTATTAAGTGTTTTTTTATCCCTTAATGAGTAAAGTATCTCCATTATTTTTTTCTGCAAATTTTTCGGGAGATCTCCATGGATCGCAACAACATATCTGGGAACATAAGGAGATTTTGCTATTATTTTTATGCCTTTATTTAAGAACTTTTCGGCACTTTCCTCTTTCACCCCTGCTGCATCTGCAAGACCCGATATAACAGACAGAATTGCAGCTTTATCACTTCCTGAGCTCCACATATCAGGAATATCGGTGTATTTTATACCGTTCTTACTCAATATATAAAGAGGCATAATACAGTTGCTGGCACATATACTACTTCCAAGGGTAAGTTTTTTTCCTTTTATATCCTGTACAGAATGTATGTTACTGTCTTTCCTTACTACGATAACACCTGCTTCCATAACATGTCCCTTTATCTTTATGACAGCTGCCGGTATTACATTATGCTTTTCTTGAATTTTGTAATAAACAACAGGACAGGATATAGATATATCAACTGTATTTTCTTCGTAGAACTGTAAAAGGTCTTTGTATTTCCCAAATATTTTTAGCTGAATTTCCCTTCCTAATTTCTCAGAGAGGTAAGAAGATAATGCTTTAAATCTTTTGTACTCTTCTACAGGATTTCCAGAAGAAAGAACGGCCAGAATCAGCCGTTCAGATGCAAAGGAGGAATAAATGAAGATAAAAAAAGCAACGAGCCCTACCGGGAGTTTCATTTTTTCTTACCGTATTTTTCTTTTACCGGTTTAAAATTATGCACTATCGCCGGAACTAATCTGTAACCTTCTTCCTGTAAAGCTGCAAGCTTTGCAACACCTGCAGGGGTAAGTATTACAAACGGAAAAAAATCTTCTTTATCAAAACCAAATGCCCTTGCAGCGTTATAACATACATAAAATTTTATCCCGTAACTATCATGGAAATTTTTCAACCTTTCTACTGTTTTCTGGAATACTTTTTCGTTTTGCTTGGCAAAGACAGGTATTTCTGCTCCATGACTTACAATAACAATTTCTACCTCTTCAAGGGGGGCATACTCTGAGTAAGCTTTAAGGTGGTTCCTTATATAATTGAGAGCTTTATCTACCGCCTCTGGTCCTTGGAGATTCCAGTCGTAAACAACTTTTACAGAAGGATAAGTGCTTTCTGAGATCTCAAGTTTTGCTCCTTTTTCTTCTCCAGAAGCGAATAAAAATACAAGAAGGAAAACTATCAATACCTTCATAGTACGCCTCCTTATTCAAATAGCATATAAGCGTATCCTAGGTTCTGCCAGTGAACTATTCCTTTTAAAGCTGAGTAAACAGGCTTTACGAAAGGGTAAAGGTTGTCAATTGAAATACCTCTTGCTTTTAATCCAGCTTCACATATCTCAAATTTTACACCGTAGAACTTTACAAGATTCTCAAGCCGTTCCCTGAACTCTTTTTGCCTTTTCTTCAACTCTTTATCATCCCTGTAAGGAGATTTGTCAAGATTTTTTATGAAAAATTTGTACCCATTTCCATGTACAACAACTACAACTTTTAGTTCTTTCAGGCTGTTTCTGTAATGCTGAATATTGTTTACAACACCTTTAAGGAGGTAAAACTCGAATTTTTCAATACTTCCTGTCCTAAAATCAATGACAACTTTTTCAACTTCTTCTGAGGAAACAGGCAGATACACAAACAAAATAAAAATAATAGATATAAAAAACCTGCCCATATCTACTCTCCTTTACAGTGTTTATATTTTTTATATGAAATATAACATTATGAACTGTGTATATAATTGTCAAATTATTTAAATAGGAATAAACTATTACTGATAAAATCAACAGAGGGTTAGTAATGGGGTACAGAGTATTATTAATAGATGATGAGGAGAGTATTCTTAAAGTAATAAAGAAATTTCTTGAAGATAAAGGCTTTTACGTAGATACAGCAAAAACAAAGTCTCAGGCACTGAATCAAATATCCCGCTGTAATTACAGTATTATACTGAGTGATTTCAGATTACCTGATGGAACAGGGATAGATATATTAGAGGATTTTAGAAAGAGAGACAAAGAAACACCATTTGTGATAATAACAGCCTATGGTTCAATAAATGGAGCTGTCGAAGCTATACAGAAAGGAGCTTCCCATTATATTGCAAAACCAATTGATGCTGAGAATCTTCTGAAGATAATTCAGTTTTTGATACAGAAAAAAGAAAAAAAAGGATTTGATAGTAAAGAGGAGTTTGCAGGAATAATAGGAAGATCTCCTCTGATGAGAGAGCTTTTTAAAGAGATAGATATAGTGAGCAAAAGTGAATCTACCGTCCTTATAGAAGGAGAAAGCGGAACGGGTAAAGAGCTTGTGGCTAAAGCTATTCATAAGCTTTCAAAAAGAAAAGACAAGCCTTTCGTAGCGGTGAACTGCTCAGCTATTCCTGTAGAGCTTTTTGAAAATGAACTTTTTGGGCACGAGAAAGGTGCCTATACTGGTGCTGTTGGGCAGGGAAAGGGAAAGATAGAGCTTGCAGGAGAAGGAACTCTTTTTCTTGATGAGATAGGAGAGTTAGATCTTGTTTTACAGGCCAAGCTGTTAAGGGTATTGCAGGAAAAGGAATTCTATAGATTAGGAGGCTCAAAAACAGTTCCTGTCAAGTGCAGGATAATAGCTGCTACAAATAGAGATTTAGAAAAGATGGTATCCGAAGGAAAATTTAGAGAAGACCTATTTTATAGAATCAATGTGGTTCATCTTAAAGTTCCTCCTCTCAGGGCAAGGAAAGAAGATATTCCCCTCCTCGCAAAACACTTTCTTAAAAAATACAGTGAGATAAACGGGAAAAACATACTTGATATAGATAGAGAGGCTGTTGAGATATTGATGAACTATGAGTGGAAGGGAAATGTTAGAGAGTTGGAGAATGCGATAGAGAGGGCTGTTGTTATGTGCCAGCAGGATATTATCCTACCTGAACATCTTCCACCGAGAATAACAGGTGCAGACAAAAGAAAAGATGAATATGATTTCTCTGGTGAAATAAATCTTTTAGAGTTAGAAAAAAAAGTAATACTAAAGGTATTAGAAGAAACCGGATGGAATCAAACAAAGACAGCTGAGAAATTGGGTATATCCAGAAAACAACTCAGGACAAAAATGAAAAACTTTGGTCTACTACGGACATCTTAACTGTCCCAAATGGAACAGTAAACAGATATTAAACTGTCCTAAAAGGAACAACTCCTGATATTAGTCTGTCTATTAAGTCTATTTTTCATTTTATTCCAATAACTTAGAAGATGGCACTCTTTTTGGCATATCTATTGCAACAGATAAAAAACAAAAATAAACGGAGGTTAAGAAATGAGAATGAATTATCTTTACAGCCTGATTGCAGGGGTTATTGGCTTACTTCTGATAACAGCTGATTCTAAAGCTGGAAAAATAGAGTTTGAGCATCCTGATGCAAAAGAGATAATGCTTAAAGATATTCCTCCTGGACCAAGACATTATGCTATCCCGTCAAACTGCAAACTGGATAATCCTGATTTTATCAAAAAGATGGCTCCAAAAGGGAAAAAACTTTTTAACAACAAAAAAGCCGCCAACTGTGTTGCCTGTCACTGTGCTCCCGGTTCAAAAGGATGTGGAAATATAGGACCAAATCTTGCCCACTATAAAAATACACTTATGAAAGCTCCTTATCTTGGAGGACAGAAAAAAACAGTTTCATGGCTTTTTCAGAGAGTTGCCGATTACAGAGTTCAGATACCACCTGAGTATAAAAATGAACCTTATTTCAACATAATGACTGTTAACCTTACAACAGGAAAGCTCTCTTACGACGATGTATGTGCTATAACAGCATTCCTTTTAACTCTGGAGTAAAGGATGAGATCTGTTGTTGTTTTCCTTCTTTTAGTCTTTAGCATTTCTTATGGAGATGTAAAGTGGTACGGATTAAACGATGGATTTAAAAAAGCTCAAAAGGAGAAAAAGTTGGTGATGATTTATATCTATTCTCCGAAATGCCATTACTGCAAGGAGATGGATGCAACAACATTTAAGGATAAAAAAGTACAGGATACGATAAACAGGTATTTTGTACCTATTAAGGTTAGAAAGTGCAGTGAAGACGGGATGTTTGTGAGGGCTGAATACGGATACCTTGGTACTCCAACGTTCCACTTTATTACACCGACTGGAGAAAAGATAAAAAGTATCTTTGGGGCATGGCCTAAAGAGGACTTTTTAAAAATCCTCAAGTATTTCTATTCAGGGGCTTATAAAACAAAGCCTATGACAGAGTACTTTATGGAAGAACAATAAAAGGAGGTATAAAAAAGATGAACAGAAGAAAATTTCTGAAGATGACAGCTGTTGCAGGGGCTGTCGTTGCAGTAAGTCCATCAATACCTGTTGACAGCTTTAAGGTTAACGCCCAGCCCAAAAAAAGAAGCTTCGAAGATGCTTTAAAGGAAATAACTAAGGGTAAAACTCCGGTGGAAGCACCAAATGAGGTAAAACTTATAGCCCCATCTATAGCTGAGAACGGAGCCGTTGTTCCTATAAAAGTTGAAGTAAAGAAACCGATCAAGGATGTTAAAGCAATACATATACTTGCAGACAAAAACTTTGATCCGTGGACGTGTAGTGTTCATCTAACTCCTCAAAATGGAAAACCTTATTTTGCTACAAGAATCAGACTTGCAAAAACAATGAATGTTTATGCTGTTGCAGAGCTTTCTGACGGTTCATTCATAATGACAAAAAAGCCTGTAAAAGTCACTATAGGTGGATGTGGTTAATAAAAAATAAAGGAGGAAATAAAGATGGCGAGAACAGCTTTAATAAAACTCAGACCAAGAAGATATAAAAAAGGAGACCTTGTAAGAGTTGATTCTGTTATTATGCACCCTATGCATACAGGTCTTGTTAAAGACAAGAAAACAGGAAAAATCATACCTCCCCATTATATAACAAAGGTTGAGGTTTATTACGGAGACGAACTTGTGACATCAATTGATGTAAATGCATCTGTCAGTGCTAACCCTTACTTCTCATTCTATATAAAGGCTGATAAAACAGCTCCTCTAAAAATGGTATGGAAGGATAATAAAGGGGAAGTGACTGAAAAAACTGTAAAAATCAAGCCACATTAAGGAGGGTAAAGATGAGGATGAAATATATTTTTTTAGGCTTGTCAGCGGCTCTTTTTACAGGAGCTTTAGCTGAAGAAGCAGGACAGGCTATATCTCCTGAAGACTGGAAGCTTTACGAAGAAGGAATTAATCCCGGTGAGGTCTTTGCTGAAGAAGTAGGAGGAACCCTTTTTGAAAAACCTATGGGACCCAAAAAAATATCCTGTGCCTCCTGCCATGCAAAAAATGGAGATATAGAAGAGAGAGTGGCAACAGCTGCAGCCTACTATCCTAAATACGACAAAGATGCAGGGATGATAATAAACTTAGAACAGAGAATCCAGATATGCCAGTCAAAACATATGGATATGAAACCTTTTAAACTAAAAAGCAAGGAAAATACAGCTATCACAACATACCTGTACTACCTTGCACAGGGAACAAAGATAAATGTTGATACCCAATCTCCAATGGCGAAAGAGTACCTCAAATACGGAAGGTATATTTTCACATTGAAAAGAGGTGTAAGGAATCTTTCCTGTCAGGTATGTCATGAGTTTGCTGCCGGAAAAGTTCTCAGAATGCAGTGGCTTAAACCACTGGGATTTGAGTACAACGGTATAAAAGGAACAACAGCAGCAGATCACTGGCCTGCTTTCAGAATGACAAAAAATAAAGTCCAGACATTACAGCAGAGATTTCAGGGCTGTCAGAAACAGGGAGGACAGAAAAAACTTCCTCTCGGTTCTAAGGAGATGGTAGCCCTTGAACTGTATGTAAAATCCCTCTCAAACGGAGCAGAACTGAAAACACCTGGGTTGAGAAGATAGGAGGATAAGATGAATCTGAGCAGAAGAGATTTTTTAGAACTTGCAGCTATAGCCGGTATTTCACTAACAGGGGGAAATGCCCTTGCCCAACTAAACAAGCTTTCTCCTGAAAAATTGATGGAGTTTAGACCGGTTGGAAATGTTACACTCCTTCATATATGTGATATGCATGCCCATCTCAAACCTCTTTACTGGAGGGAACCATCAACCCTTCTTTCTCATCCATCTCTTGTAGGAGAACCGGGATTTTTATGCGGTAAAGCTTTTCTTGAGTATTACGGTATAAAACCAGGAACTCTGAGGGCTTACTTTGATACATACATAGATTTTGAGGAGCTCGCCCACAAATACGGAAAAATGGGTGGTGCTGCCTACATGGCAACTCTTGTTAAGCAGATAATAGCAGAAAGAGGAAAAGATAAGGTTCTTTTTATGGATTCAGGAGATACATGGCAGGGAACTGCCGTTGCTCTATTCACAAAGGGAAAAGCTATAGTTGATGTCCAGAATGCCCTTGGAATAGATGTAATGGTAGGACACTGGGAGTTTACATATGGTAAGGAAAGAGTGCTTGAACTTGTGGAGAACCATCTGAAAGCAGATTTTATAGCCCAGAATATCGCCGATGAGATGTGGGAAGAGCTTGTTTTCGCCCCTTATGTAATAAAAGAAGTTGGTGGTACAAAGATAGGTATAATCGGAAATGCATTTCCTTACACACCTATAGCAAATCCAAAACAGTTTACACAGGGATGGACTTTTGGTATTCAGCCTGAAAGACTCCAGCAGTTTGTTAACGAACTGAGGGAGGAAAAGAAGGTAGATCTTGTTGTTTTACTATCCCATGATGGATTTGCACTGGATCAGGCTCTGGCAAAGATGATCAAAGGCATAGATATCATCTTCAGTGGTCATACACATGACCCTGCTCCAAAGCCGATATTTGTAAATAACACAATGATAGTAATAGCTGGCTCCCACGGAAAATACCTTGGAAGATTAGACCTTGAGGTCAAAAACGGAAAGATAAAGAAATGGAACTACAAGCTTATACCTGTTGCCTCAAACTTTATAAAACCTGATCCTGAAGTTGAAAAACTTGTAAAGGATATATACAGCCCTTATGAGAAAAAACTGTCTGAAAAACTGGCAAAGACAGAACAGATTCTTTACAAGAGAGACACATTTTATTCAACATTTGACAGGGTAATATGTGAAGCAATCAGAGAAGAAACAGATGCTGAAATTGTCTTTACTCCCGGATACAGATGGGGAACTACAGTTCTTCCGGGGGAATATATAACTGTTGATAATGTTTACGAGATGACAGCCATAACCTATCCAGATGTTTATACATTTGAGATGACCGGTGAGAAGCTAAAGATGATTCTTGAAGATGTTGCTGATAATGCATTTAACAAAAATCCCCTTTATCAGCAGGGTGGGGATATGAGCAGGCTTTTAGGTGTTGAGTATGAGATAAAGCTTGGAGCTCCTGCAGGTAAAAGACTAAGAAATATTAGAGTAAACGGGAAAGATTTAGACCCAAAGAGGTCTTATGTAGTATCGGCGTGGGGTGGGAACCTCTATAGAGCAGGTAAGAATGTAAGACCAAAACACAGACCTGTTTACGATATTGTTATCGATTATCTGAGAAGACATAAAACCGTAAATCCACCTCTAAAATCAAATGTAAAGGTTTTAGACATCAAATGCGGTTGTCCTGAAAAAGGAGGTATCTGTTCTTGATAAAAAGGTTTGTGTTTGTGGTTTTACTGGCAGGTTTTTTTATTTCTGTAACTGGTTGTATAACAGCTATGGAATGGTCAACAAGAGATGAAGATGATGATGAGTATATTCCTCCGAAAAAAGTAGCTGTTGAAAAAAAGAAAAATTCAGAGAAAAAAGGGTACAATCCACAGTTTACAGATGAGGAAGAAGAAATCCCCGATATATATGAGGCTGTTGTTGATATGCCTTATGAGGAGGCAGACTTACTTCTCAGATCAGCCCTTGAAGAAGAAAACTTCAAAATCATAAAAGTATCCCATGTAACAAAGGGGATGGAAGAACAGGGAAGGAAGGATTTCTGGAAAGATATGAATATATATCTGGTATGTAAACTTTCTGACGGGTATTTCGTTTTGAGGCATAATCCCCAGCTTGTGGGATTTTGTCCCTACAGAGTATATACCTACAGAAATAAAGACGGACTTCTTGTCATAGGAATGGTTAAACCATCAATGGCAGTCAGGTACATGGGAAATCCAGACCTGAAAGCCATTGAGATTCTAAAGAAACACGATTTTCAGCTTAAAAGAATAATTGATGAGATCACATCTAAATAATCAGGAGGTTTAGTGGCATGAAAAAGTTAAGTTTGACATTGGCAGGATTAGGGACAGCAGCTCTTATCACTGGAACTGCAAATGCAGGTCCTAAATTTTACTTTGGTGAAGGAAAAGACCTTGAAGTATTCTTGATGGGTCAGATATGGGGTGTGTATGGAACGAATGTTGAAATCCCAGGAGAAACAAATCTGAAGGAAAATAAAGGAGATATCTACATAAGAAGAGGAAGATTTGGTTTCAAAGGACATCTGATGAAAGATCTGTCGTGGAAGATATGGTTTGCCCACGATAACCTTGGAAGGGATGATTTAAACCCTGTTGATGCAGCAAGGGGGGCAGTAAAAACAAGTGGGCTGACTTATTCAAAGTTTGAGGTATGGGATGCTTACTTTACATGGTCTGCTGATAAACAGTTTGCAAATATTTCTCTGGGATATTTCAGACCGCAGATAGGTAAAGAAAGTATAACATCAGGTTTTGCTGTTTTATCCTTTGAGAAAGGGCTTCCAAACTTTTATGTAAGAAGACATATAATCGGAAAACCTGACAAGGGAACAAACGAAAAATTTGGTAGATCATCTGTTAATGGGAGAATATTCCTTATTAACTGGGGTGGCCTGTATAAAGCACAGGGATGGTCTCTCAACTGGAATCTTGGGGTTGGTGATAACCAGAACTACACAACAAGTCAGAAATGGTCTCCTCTCTGGTCTGCAAGAGTTGCGGTTTCTATAGGAGACCCTGAAATGAAAAAATACAAGTTAGGCTACAAACAGACATACTTTGGAAAAAGAAACGGTGTAACGATTGGTCTTAACTACGGCTATCAGGGTGAAGGAGTTGACAGAGCTGTTTCAGGAGATCCAGAGTTTGATAATAACAAAATGTACGGAGTTGACATACTTGCAAACTACGGACCGGTAGATCTGTTTGGAGAGTATGATGTTTTGAAAAGGGACTGGGCAGATGGTACTGATTACTCAGACAAAGTATGGACTGTAAAAGCAGCTTACAACTTCAAACTTGGAAACGGTCAGATAGTTCAACCGGCAATTGCTTATGGTGTATTTGATCCTGACAGTAACGGGAACTCTATTTACGGTAAAAAGAAAAACACAATATGGGATGTAGGTGTTAACTGGTATATCCAGAAACAAAGAGCAAAGCTTATTCTCCACTATACTTCCGGAAAGGTTGAAAACTACAGTGGAACAGAAGATGCTAAATCCTCTTATATAGGTCTTGGATTCCAGTTC contains the following coding sequences:
- a CDS encoding porin, with product MKKLSLTLAGLGTAALITGTANAGPKFYFGEGKDLEVFLMGQIWGVYGTNVEIPGETNLKENKGDIYIRRGRFGFKGHLMKDLSWKIWFAHDNLGRDDLNPVDAARGAVKTSGLTYSKFEVWDAYFTWSADKQFANISLGYFRPQIGKESITSGFAVLSFEKGLPNFYVRRHIIGKPDKGTNEKFGRSSVNGRIFLINWGGLYKAQGWSLNWNLGVGDNQNYTTSQKWSPLWSARVAVSIGDPEMKKYKLGYKQTYFGKRNGVTIGLNYGYQGEGVDRAVSGDPEFDNNKMYGVDILANYGPVDLFGEYDVLKRDWADGTDYSDKVWTVKAAYNFKLGNGQIVQPAIAYGVFDPDSNGNSIYGKKKNTIWDVGVNWYIQKQRAKLILHYTSGKVENYSGTEDAKSSYIGLGFQFKI